A single window of Maylandia zebra isolate NMK-2024a linkage group LG2, Mzebra_GT3a, whole genome shotgun sequence DNA harbors:
- the si:ch73-233f7.1 gene encoding protocadherin-10 isoform X1, with protein MDHILSRGSWVPVTGLVICLLLCACVVDLVLAQIRYSIPEELEHGAFVGNIAEDLGLDVAKLSARRFRIVSGAKKQYLEVNLENGILFVNEKIDREELCERSPNCFLHLQVVIENPLELYRVEVEILDVNDNSPSFPWSEFNLDITESAAPGSRFPLESAQDQDVGTNSLRSYLLSANEHFALNIQTRNDGSKFAELVLDTPLDREQQKKHEMVLTAYDGGSPERSGTALITITVLDANDNVPVFDRAVYRASLVENAPRGTLVLKLNATDLDEGSNGEVTYAFSGHAPLKVRELFSVDPYMGEIRVKGIVDYEKASVYELYVQAKDRGPSAVAVHGKVLVDILDVNDNAPEVILTSVSTPVQEDAPAGTVIAVISVMDRDSGENGNVDCQIPNNVPFQLHSSFKNYYTLVTSEFLDRETVSEYNITLTARDLGSPSLSTRKTILVQVSDINDNPPRFSQPSYTVYVTENNAPGASICSVTAFDPDSNQNAYLSYSILEGQIQGMPVSTYVSINSDNGNIYALRSFDYEQLRNFQILVQAQDAGFPPLASNVTVNVFVLDQNDNAPVIVSPLPKNGTVATEVVPRAVDAGYLVTKITAIDADAGQNSRLSYQVLQATDPGLFSVALYTGEIRTIRRIVEKDATRQRLVILVKDNGQPPLSATVSIVLTVVDSVPETLSDFGDLTLSPQPPSNLALYLIVSLSTISLIFLVAIIVLAAVKCYKDSETLSGYNLPPLSCCCCGGFQPEPPPEMFKKSNLNLQISSAAKVPTNCMEVNGNSSLSQSYCYKVCLTPESAKSDFMFLKPCSPSSTPRNNEAKSAENSWNAQSRSASVNNGATTPSELKQPNTDWTLTKNQNSSIKSYNSINMDGTLMRKAMHADPENYVTSMAPGQYWTWGTHMRGTKDYKMSPSPSGIPSRPWTPRCTPPPQQQQPSIPSHPHPHPPPDYHHNVYIPGTPSGFCTLRPAAQRSDLDVHNSFSTFGKKRRLQMSPQGETAIINNDLYND; from the exons ATGGATCACATTCTCTCCAGAGGCAGCTGGGTGCCGGTGACTGGCCTGGTTATATGTCTGCTTCTGTGCGCGTGTGTCGTGGACTTGGTTCTCGCGCAAATTCGCTACTCTATCCCAGAAGAGCTGGAGCATGGAGCTTTTGTGGGCAACATCGCCGAAGACCTAGGTTTGGATGTGGCAAAGCTGTCAGCCCGTCGGTTTCGTATCGTTTCTGGCGCAAAGAAACAGTACTTAGAAGTGAACTTGGAGAACGGGATTCTCTTCGTCAACGAAAAGATAGACAGAGAAGAGCTTTGTGAACGAAGCCCAAACTGTTTTTTGCACTTACAAGTGGTCATAGAAAACCCGTTAGAACTATACAGAGTTGAAGTGGAGATTTTAGACGTGAATGACAACTCCCCCAGTTTCCCGTGGAGCGAGTTTAATCTTGACATCACAGAGTCCGCTGCGCCCGGCTCTCGTTTCCCGTTGGAGAGCGCCCAGGACCAGGACGTTGGCACCAACTCTCTGCGCTCATACCTGCTGAGCGCAAACGAGCACTTCGCACTGAACATCCAGACGCGCAATGATGGGAGCAAGTTTGCTGAGCTCGTGCTGGACACCCCACTGGACCGGGAACAGCAGAAAAAGCATGAAATGGTTCTGACTGCTTATGACGGGGGCTCACCGGAACGCTCAGGGACAGCGCTGATAACTATTACAGTTTTGGATGCCAACGATAACGTGCCTGTGTTTGACCGCGCAGTTTACCGCGCGAGCCTGGTGGAGAACGCACCGAGAGGGACGCTGGTGCTGAAACTGAACGCCACAGACCTGGATGAGGGCTCGAACGGGGAGGTTACTTATGCGTTCAGCGGGCACGCACCACTCAAGGTGCGCGAACTGTTCAGCGTGGACCCCTACATGGGTGAAATCCGAGTGAAGGGTATTGTGGACTATGAGAAAGCAAGTGTTTATGAGTTGTATGTACAAGCGAAAGACAGGGGACCCTCGGCCGTGGCCGTACACGGCAAAGTGCTGGTGGACATCCTGGATGTAAATGACAACGCTCCCGAAGTTATCCTCACATCAGTGTCCACTCCCGTTCAGGAAGATGCGCCAGCAGGTACGGTGATAGCGGTTATCAGTGTTATGGACCGGGACTCTGGAGAGAACGGAAACGTTGACTGCCAAATTCCAAACAACGTTCCCTTTCAGCTCCACTCATCTTTTAAAAACTATTACACTCTTGTGACAAGCGAGTTTCTGGACAGAGAAACCGTGTCCGAATACAACATCACCCTCACAGCACGAGACCTGGGCTCTCCTTCGCTCTCTACCAGAAAAACCATTCTCGTTCAAGTGTCTGACATTAACGACAACCCCCCGCGGTTCTCCCAACCTTCATACACAGTTTATGTGACCGAGAATAATGCCCCGGGCGCTTCCATTTGCTCTGTAACTGCATTCGACCCCGATTCTAACCAGAACGCCTATCTGTCTTATTCTATTCTGGAGGGTCAGATTCAGGGCATGCCCGTGTCCACTTATGTCTCAATCAACTCTGACAACGGCAACATCTACGCACTGCGCTCCTTTGATTACGAACAATTAAGAAACTTTCAGATTCTGGTACAGGCACAGGACGCAGGCTTCCCCCCTCTCGCGAGTAATGTCACAGTTAACGTCTTTGTCTTGGACCAGAACGACAACGCACCTGTTATCGTATCCCCACTGCCGAAAAACGGCACTGTGGCCACAGAGGTGGTTCCGCGGGCAGTAGACGCTGGCTATCTGGTTACCAAAATAACAGCGATAGACGCAGACGCGGGGCAGAACTCCCGCTTGTCCTATCAGGTGTTACAGGCTACAGACCCGGGGCTGTTCAGCGTAGCTCTGTACacgggagaaatcaggactatTCGTCGAATAGTAGAAAAAGACGCAACGAGACAGAGACTGGTAATATTAGTCAAGGACAACGGGCAGCCACCGCTTTCCGCCACTGTCTCCATTGTCCTCACAGTGGTAGACAGCGTGCCCGAGACCCTGTCAGATTTCGGGGACCTCACACTCAGCCCGCAGCCCCCTTCAAACCTCGCTCTCTACTTGATCGTGTCGCTGAGCACTATATCCTTAATATTCCTGGTGGCTATCATCGTGCTGGCTGCAGTAAAGTGCTACAAGGATAGCGAGACTCTCAGCGGGTACAACCTGCCCCCCctatcctgctgctgctgcggggGGTTTCAGCCAGAGCCGCCCCCGGAGATGTTCAAAAAATCCAACCTCAACCTGCAGATTTCATCCGCCGCCAAAGTGCCCACGAACTGCATGGAGGTGAATGGAAATAGCAGTCTCTCTCAATCATATTGTTATAAAGTGTGTCTAACCCCCGAATCAGCCAAAAGTGACTTTATGTTTCTGAAGCCGTGCAGCCCGAGCAGCACACCGAGGAACAACGAGGCAAAGAGCGCGGAAAACTCGTGGAACGCGCAAAGCCGGAGCGCATCTGTGAACAACGGAGCAACTACTCCCAGTGAG CTaaagcagccaaacacagactggactctcacgAAGAACCAAAACTCCTCTATTAAAAG TTACAATTCCATAAACATGGATGGCACCCTCATGCGAAAAGCCATGCATGCAGACCCAGAAAACTATGTCACCTCAATGGCACCTGGACAATACTGGACCTGGGGTACTCACATGAGAGGCACGAAAG ATTATAAAATGTCTCCTTCACCCAGTGGGATTCCCTCTCGCCCCTGGACTCCTCGGTGTACACCTCctccccagcagcagcagccttcaATCCCCTCCCACCCGCACCCACACCCACCACCCGATTACCACCACAATGTGTACATCCCTGGGACGCCATCAGGCTTTTGCACCCTGaggcctgccgcacagcgaagCGACCTAGATGTCCACAATTCATTTTCTACTTTTGGAAAGAAGCGCCGTCTCCAGATGTCGCCCCAGGGAGAGACTGCGATCATAAATAATGACCTGTACAATGACTGA
- the si:ch73-233f7.1 gene encoding protocadherin-10 isoform X2, which translates to MDHILSRGSWVPVTGLVICLLLCACVVDLVLAQIRYSIPEELEHGAFVGNIAEDLGLDVAKLSARRFRIVSGAKKQYLEVNLENGILFVNEKIDREELCERSPNCFLHLQVVIENPLELYRVEVEILDVNDNSPSFPWSEFNLDITESAAPGSRFPLESAQDQDVGTNSLRSYLLSANEHFALNIQTRNDGSKFAELVLDTPLDREQQKKHEMVLTAYDGGSPERSGTALITITVLDANDNVPVFDRAVYRASLVENAPRGTLVLKLNATDLDEGSNGEVTYAFSGHAPLKVRELFSVDPYMGEIRVKGIVDYEKASVYELYVQAKDRGPSAVAVHGKVLVDILDVNDNAPEVILTSVSTPVQEDAPAGTVIAVISVMDRDSGENGNVDCQIPNNVPFQLHSSFKNYYTLVTSEFLDRETVSEYNITLTARDLGSPSLSTRKTILVQVSDINDNPPRFSQPSYTVYVTENNAPGASICSVTAFDPDSNQNAYLSYSILEGQIQGMPVSTYVSINSDNGNIYALRSFDYEQLRNFQILVQAQDAGFPPLASNVTVNVFVLDQNDNAPVIVSPLPKNGTVATEVVPRAVDAGYLVTKITAIDADAGQNSRLSYQVLQATDPGLFSVALYTGEIRTIRRIVEKDATRQRLVILVKDNGQPPLSATVSIVLTVVDSVPETLSDFGDLTLSPQPPSNLALYLIVSLSTISLIFLVAIIVLAAVKCYKDSETLSGYNLPPLSCCCCGGFQPEPPPEMFKKSNLNLQISSAAKVPTNCMEPCSPSSTPRNNEAKSAENSWNAQSRSASVNNGATTPSELKQPNTDWTLTKNQNSSIKSYNSINMDGTLMRKAMHADPENYVTSMAPGQYWTWGTHMRGTKDYKMSPSPSGIPSRPWTPRCTPPPQQQQPSIPSHPHPHPPPDYHHNVYIPGTPSGFCTLRPAAQRSDLDVHNSFSTFGKKRRLQMSPQGETAIINNDLYND; encoded by the exons ATGGATCACATTCTCTCCAGAGGCAGCTGGGTGCCGGTGACTGGCCTGGTTATATGTCTGCTTCTGTGCGCGTGTGTCGTGGACTTGGTTCTCGCGCAAATTCGCTACTCTATCCCAGAAGAGCTGGAGCATGGAGCTTTTGTGGGCAACATCGCCGAAGACCTAGGTTTGGATGTGGCAAAGCTGTCAGCCCGTCGGTTTCGTATCGTTTCTGGCGCAAAGAAACAGTACTTAGAAGTGAACTTGGAGAACGGGATTCTCTTCGTCAACGAAAAGATAGACAGAGAAGAGCTTTGTGAACGAAGCCCAAACTGTTTTTTGCACTTACAAGTGGTCATAGAAAACCCGTTAGAACTATACAGAGTTGAAGTGGAGATTTTAGACGTGAATGACAACTCCCCCAGTTTCCCGTGGAGCGAGTTTAATCTTGACATCACAGAGTCCGCTGCGCCCGGCTCTCGTTTCCCGTTGGAGAGCGCCCAGGACCAGGACGTTGGCACCAACTCTCTGCGCTCATACCTGCTGAGCGCAAACGAGCACTTCGCACTGAACATCCAGACGCGCAATGATGGGAGCAAGTTTGCTGAGCTCGTGCTGGACACCCCACTGGACCGGGAACAGCAGAAAAAGCATGAAATGGTTCTGACTGCTTATGACGGGGGCTCACCGGAACGCTCAGGGACAGCGCTGATAACTATTACAGTTTTGGATGCCAACGATAACGTGCCTGTGTTTGACCGCGCAGTTTACCGCGCGAGCCTGGTGGAGAACGCACCGAGAGGGACGCTGGTGCTGAAACTGAACGCCACAGACCTGGATGAGGGCTCGAACGGGGAGGTTACTTATGCGTTCAGCGGGCACGCACCACTCAAGGTGCGCGAACTGTTCAGCGTGGACCCCTACATGGGTGAAATCCGAGTGAAGGGTATTGTGGACTATGAGAAAGCAAGTGTTTATGAGTTGTATGTACAAGCGAAAGACAGGGGACCCTCGGCCGTGGCCGTACACGGCAAAGTGCTGGTGGACATCCTGGATGTAAATGACAACGCTCCCGAAGTTATCCTCACATCAGTGTCCACTCCCGTTCAGGAAGATGCGCCAGCAGGTACGGTGATAGCGGTTATCAGTGTTATGGACCGGGACTCTGGAGAGAACGGAAACGTTGACTGCCAAATTCCAAACAACGTTCCCTTTCAGCTCCACTCATCTTTTAAAAACTATTACACTCTTGTGACAAGCGAGTTTCTGGACAGAGAAACCGTGTCCGAATACAACATCACCCTCACAGCACGAGACCTGGGCTCTCCTTCGCTCTCTACCAGAAAAACCATTCTCGTTCAAGTGTCTGACATTAACGACAACCCCCCGCGGTTCTCCCAACCTTCATACACAGTTTATGTGACCGAGAATAATGCCCCGGGCGCTTCCATTTGCTCTGTAACTGCATTCGACCCCGATTCTAACCAGAACGCCTATCTGTCTTATTCTATTCTGGAGGGTCAGATTCAGGGCATGCCCGTGTCCACTTATGTCTCAATCAACTCTGACAACGGCAACATCTACGCACTGCGCTCCTTTGATTACGAACAATTAAGAAACTTTCAGATTCTGGTACAGGCACAGGACGCAGGCTTCCCCCCTCTCGCGAGTAATGTCACAGTTAACGTCTTTGTCTTGGACCAGAACGACAACGCACCTGTTATCGTATCCCCACTGCCGAAAAACGGCACTGTGGCCACAGAGGTGGTTCCGCGGGCAGTAGACGCTGGCTATCTGGTTACCAAAATAACAGCGATAGACGCAGACGCGGGGCAGAACTCCCGCTTGTCCTATCAGGTGTTACAGGCTACAGACCCGGGGCTGTTCAGCGTAGCTCTGTACacgggagaaatcaggactatTCGTCGAATAGTAGAAAAAGACGCAACGAGACAGAGACTGGTAATATTAGTCAAGGACAACGGGCAGCCACCGCTTTCCGCCACTGTCTCCATTGTCCTCACAGTGGTAGACAGCGTGCCCGAGACCCTGTCAGATTTCGGGGACCTCACACTCAGCCCGCAGCCCCCTTCAAACCTCGCTCTCTACTTGATCGTGTCGCTGAGCACTATATCCTTAATATTCCTGGTGGCTATCATCGTGCTGGCTGCAGTAAAGTGCTACAAGGATAGCGAGACTCTCAGCGGGTACAACCTGCCCCCCctatcctgctgctgctgcggggGGTTTCAGCCAGAGCCGCCCCCGGAGATGTTCAAAAAATCCAACCTCAACCTGCAGATTTCATCCGCCGCCAAAGTGCCCACGAACTGCATGGAG CCGTGCAGCCCGAGCAGCACACCGAGGAACAACGAGGCAAAGAGCGCGGAAAACTCGTGGAACGCGCAAAGCCGGAGCGCATCTGTGAACAACGGAGCAACTACTCCCAGTGAG CTaaagcagccaaacacagactggactctcacgAAGAACCAAAACTCCTCTATTAAAAG TTACAATTCCATAAACATGGATGGCACCCTCATGCGAAAAGCCATGCATGCAGACCCAGAAAACTATGTCACCTCAATGGCACCTGGACAATACTGGACCTGGGGTACTCACATGAGAGGCACGAAAG ATTATAAAATGTCTCCTTCACCCAGTGGGATTCCCTCTCGCCCCTGGACTCCTCGGTGTACACCTCctccccagcagcagcagccttcaATCCCCTCCCACCCGCACCCACACCCACCACCCGATTACCACCACAATGTGTACATCCCTGGGACGCCATCAGGCTTTTGCACCCTGaggcctgccgcacagcgaagCGACCTAGATGTCCACAATTCATTTTCTACTTTTGGAAAGAAGCGCCGTCTCCAGATGTCGCCCCAGGGAGAGACTGCGATCATAAATAATGACCTGTACAATGACTGA